One region of Macrobrachium rosenbergii isolate ZJJX-2024 chromosome 20, ASM4041242v1, whole genome shotgun sequence genomic DNA includes:
- the LOC136849075 gene encoding uncharacterized protein: MSEAQQNSESSGWEYKGGTLHCNGLSLEELRLRLRQKYGHLGSPVFVYSAGILRENVMKYRDALQPLESRGMLSYSLKANSNPYLITELRDAGVAAATTVSGNEILMALKCGFLPEEIIFNGNGKQSWEVEMAVNRGVLLNIDSVFDAHRLVSISRRLGSRAKVLLRLNPVISVQTHPYLATALANSKFGIEMEQVEEVLKILSSAKAHGNNVSASNLIELRGVHIHIGSAISEVEAYVEVAKAAAKTLRHIQNNGWPEASTINLGGGLCIAEEIPVIGKDICNGRGPESDINENPKESSDSSTATINPPTPKELVAAVLPYLPEEAVLILEPGRSLVATSGVIMTDIIGVKRNGDKEFIVVDAAMTEVIRPALYGAVHQVAYVTCPHEQETAEFDIVGPVCESGDFILQGCQLHPGSSFVIWTAGAYCSSMSSNYNLRPHVVEVMVTSSKDFKVIRSPQTFDDLVKKYKAQYFSVPSPS; encoded by the exons ATGTCCGAGGCACAACAAAACTCTGAA tccTCAGGGTGGGAATACAAGGGAGGGACCCTTCACTGCAACGGTCTCTCCCTGGAGGAACTTCGTCTACGTCTGCGCCAGAAATATGGCCACTTGGGATCGCCTGTTTTCGTCTACTCGGCCGGGATCCTCCGAGAAAATGTCATGAAATACAGAGACGCACTACAGCCTTTG GAAAGTCGTGGTATGCTTTCATATTCACTGAAAGCCAACAGCAATCCTTACCTTATAACAGAGCTACGCGATGCTGGCGTGGCAGCTGCAACTACAGTTAGCGGGAATGAGATACTCATGGCGCTCAAGTGTGGATTCTTGCCCGAAGAAATCATTTTCAACGGCAACGGAAAACAAAG TTGGGAAGTGGAGATGGCAGTAAACAGAGGTGTTCTTCTTAACATTGACTCCGTTTTCGATGCTCATCGACTCGTCAGCATATCAAGGCGACTCGGCAGCAGGGCGAAAGTTCTACTTCGATTGAACCCAGTCATCAGCGTTCAAACGCATCCTTACTTGGCAACGGCGCTGGCTAATTCCAAGTTTGGAATCGAGATGGAACAGGTTGAGGAG GTGCTCAAGATTTTATCGTCAGCCAAAGCGCACGGGAACAATGTTTCGGCGAGTAACCTGATTGAGCTCAGAGGCGTTCACATTCACATCGGATCAGCCATATCTGAAGTGGAAGCGTACGTCGAGGTGGCGAAGGCTGCTGCGAAGACACTGAGACAT ATACAAAACAATGGATGGCCTGAAGCTTCCACGATTAATTTAGGAGGTGGACTCTGTATAGCTGAGGAAATACCAGTCATAGGCAAAG ACATATGCAATGGACGGGGACCGGAATCAGACATCAATGAGAACCCAAAGGAATCAAGTGATAGTTCGACAGCGACCATTAATCCTCCCACTCCCAAAGAGCTAGTGGCTGCAGTTCTCCCTTATTTGCCTGAAGAAGCAGTTCTCATTTTGGAACCTGGGCGTTCCTTGGTTGCTACGTCAG GGGTGATCATGACAGACATTATCGGAGTGAAGCGGAATGGCGATAAGGAATTCATCGTTGTTGACGCTGCCATGACTGAAGTTATCCGACCGGCTCTCTATGGAGCAGTGCATCAGGTGGCTTATGTTACGTGCCCTCATGAGCAG GAAACTGCTGAATTTGACATAGTGGGACCCGTGTGCGAAAGCGGAGACTTCATTCTGCAAGGATGTCAATTGCA CCCGGGCTCATCCTTCGTCATTTGGACGGCAGGAGCTTATTGCTCGTCTATGTCTTCGAATTATAACCTACGTCCCCACGTAGTTGAAGTCATGGTAACCAGTTCGAAGGACTTTAAAGTAATAAGAAGTCCTCAGACCTTTGATGACCTCGTGAAGAAATACAAAGCTCAGTATTTCAGTGTGCCGTCTCCTTCCTGA